A region of Nitrosomonas stercoris DNA encodes the following proteins:
- a CDS encoding NADPH-dependent 7-cyano-7-deazaguanine, producing MTTQPSKQLEIFENPVQTRDYRIHMEIPEFTCLCPKTGQPDFARLTLDYIPDKKCVELKSLKLYIWSYRDEGTFHEAVTNQILDDLVAAMKPRFIRLTSKFYVRGGIFTNVVVEHRKKGWRPKTQVFLEAFDEQFNTR from the coding sequence ATGACTACACAACCTTCAAAACAATTAGAAATTTTTGAAAATCCCGTGCAAACACGTGATTATCGAATTCATATGGAAATACCAGAATTCACCTGTTTGTGCCCCAAAACTGGACAACCCGATTTTGCTCGACTAACACTGGATTACATCCCGGATAAAAAATGTGTGGAGCTCAAAAGCCTCAAGCTCTATATATGGTCCTATCGCGATGAAGGTACTTTTCACGAAGCAGTCACTAACCAAATATTGGATGACTTGGTTGCCGCAATGAAACCTCGCTTCATTCGTCTGACTTCCAAATTTTATGTGCGAGGCGGAATCTTCACAAATGTCGTGGTGGAACATCGCAAAAAAGGTTGGCGACCGAAAACTCAGGTATTCTTAGAAGCATTCGATGAACAATTCAACACTCGCTAA
- a CDS encoding chromosome partition protein Smc → MRLTEIKLAGFKTFVDPTVISIPGNLVGIVGPNGCGKSNIIDAVRWVLGESRASVLRGESLQDVIFNGSATRRLVGRASVELIFDNHAGKAAGQWKAYSEIAIRRVIQRDAESSYYINNIRVRRRDIIDLFLGTGISGRGYAIIEQGMISRIIEARPQELRTFLEEAAGISRYHERRHETELRLIDARSNLQRVDDVLQELGKQQQHLEVQAEQAAHYQRLHQQLAAAQRVLWAKSKQRAAALRDKAQQEIESFLQKTEALRIDLQQFADKQIELRTRHQVVNDQQHQIQGALYATKGEIARIEQSIQHIRANKAQFDQQLAQIQQQLLDHERQLDEVNKSLMVWSEKLAQTESDYLTQQTQYECETKKLPQLEAVQQTDQALFVELKEKLSLASQNEKLQQNQQIYVEKILQQLTVRYEQLLAKQSNQLEIDVGQLDELQQESAEFAVLLEENQGLLDQREAEVHAAQQKRDALQQTVQLLQRDLAQLNARLDVLQRLQDQIEDNQGLNTWLAATGLNALPRLWQLLSVEPGWEAALEAILRERLQAVVIDQLEQVLNWEHGEKKRPTAKWSVCERVTPDDAATNFAVRNQQGWKSLNELVTHHDSAIQVVLESWLYGVFVVDSLASGLELKRQLMANEILVTAEGHSITSCGVHYFAPDSATHGILQRQSEIVQIKAKCGQINQSILQQQQLQAEAEQDYQHGVNKVAQVRQVIEEIKIQLHDRQLQITHVTQQMERVEQERAQLEAERVDLAAQIEEESSRQYQLEVELVACESKRIELTELTQQAEVASQLSNQALLSHRSLVQRLMDALKEVSFSKQDCQNRANDCKQRTAMIIQNKMLLTENMQKLQDTHAELDEVLLMEEVEQWQIQHNQHERDLVAARHELENVEQVLHTAEHDRMQAEQQLYEYNERVSQARLREQEAAITEKQFADKLAELGEIVCEVEQQFVEEKTAKLQKSIDQLNSEIAALGSINLGAPRELEALQLRRTHFEEESLDLREAIDVLGQAIQQINHETRRRLQVTFEQVNNYLSELFAAIFGGGTAQLALDHEDILEAGVLLTAHPPGKRNSSIQLLSGGEKALTALALVFSLFKLNPAPFCLLDEVDAPLDDNNVGRFCQLVQRMAVETQFLFISHNKLAMQMAQQLIGITMREQGVSRVVTVDLDKIIAAQN, encoded by the coding sequence TTGCGCCTAACCGAAATCAAACTGGCCGGTTTCAAAACATTTGTTGATCCTACAGTAATCTCTATCCCAGGCAATCTGGTTGGCATTGTTGGGCCAAACGGGTGTGGCAAATCCAATATTATTGATGCAGTTCGCTGGGTGTTAGGTGAATCTCGTGCTTCTGTGTTGCGTGGAGAATCCTTGCAAGATGTGATTTTTAATGGTTCTGCTACGCGTAGGCTAGTTGGGCGTGCCAGTGTGGAATTAATTTTTGATAATCATGCTGGTAAAGCGGCTGGCCAGTGGAAAGCCTATAGTGAAATTGCCATTCGTCGCGTTATTCAGCGTGATGCCGAATCTTCCTATTACATCAATAATATTCGTGTGCGACGGCGAGACATTATTGATTTATTTCTGGGTACCGGCATAAGTGGGCGCGGCTATGCCATTATTGAACAAGGGATGATTTCTCGCATTATTGAGGCACGTCCGCAAGAATTGCGAACATTTCTTGAAGAAGCTGCCGGCATTTCTCGTTATCACGAGCGCCGCCATGAAACTGAATTGCGATTGATAGATGCACGCAGTAATTTGCAACGTGTAGACGATGTGTTGCAAGAATTAGGCAAGCAGCAGCAACATCTCGAGGTGCAGGCAGAGCAAGCGGCGCACTATCAGCGCTTGCATCAGCAGTTGGCAGCTGCGCAGCGTGTACTTTGGGCAAAAAGCAAGCAACGCGCGGCAGCATTGCGCGACAAGGCACAGCAAGAGATTGAATCCTTTTTACAGAAAACAGAAGCGCTTCGAATTGATTTACAACAATTTGCTGATAAGCAGATTGAGTTGCGCACTCGCCATCAAGTAGTAAATGATCAGCAGCATCAAATTCAGGGAGCACTCTATGCTACTAAAGGAGAAATTGCTCGAATTGAGCAGAGTATTCAGCATATTCGTGCTAATAAAGCACAATTTGACCAACAGCTTGCGCAGATACAACAGCAATTGCTGGATCATGAGCGACAACTGGATGAAGTCAATAAAAGCTTGATGGTTTGGTCAGAAAAGTTAGCTCAAACGGAGAGTGATTATCTTACTCAGCAGACACAATATGAATGTGAGACGAAAAAACTGCCGCAACTGGAAGCGGTTCAGCAAACAGATCAGGCATTATTTGTTGAACTGAAAGAGAAGCTGTCATTGGCTAGTCAAAATGAAAAGCTGCAACAGAATCAGCAAATCTATGTTGAAAAAATATTGCAACAACTAACAGTGCGTTATGAACAGCTGCTAGCAAAACAATCTAATCAATTGGAGATTGATGTGGGACAGCTGGACGAGTTACAACAAGAATCAGCTGAGTTTGCAGTTTTGCTGGAAGAAAATCAGGGTTTGCTCGATCAGCGTGAGGCAGAAGTACATGCCGCACAACAAAAACGTGATGCATTGCAGCAGACCGTTCAGCTATTGCAACGTGATCTGGCGCAATTAAATGCACGTCTTGATGTGTTGCAGCGCCTGCAGGATCAGATTGAAGATAACCAAGGATTGAATACATGGTTAGCCGCTACTGGGCTGAATGCACTGCCAAGATTGTGGCAACTTCTTTCGGTTGAACCTGGCTGGGAAGCAGCGCTAGAAGCGATCTTGCGGGAACGACTCCAGGCTGTGGTTATCGATCAGCTGGAGCAGGTGCTGAATTGGGAGCATGGTGAAAAAAAACGGCCAACAGCGAAATGGTCAGTGTGCGAACGTGTAACTCCGGATGATGCGGCAACTAATTTTGCAGTGCGAAATCAGCAAGGTTGGAAATCGTTGAATGAATTGGTAACGCATCATGATTCAGCTATACAAGTTGTGTTAGAGAGTTGGTTATATGGTGTGTTTGTAGTAGATAGCCTGGCGTCCGGCTTGGAACTTAAGCGGCAACTGATGGCCAATGAGATATTGGTGACAGCGGAAGGACACAGTATCACAAGTTGTGGTGTGCATTACTTTGCTCCTGATTCTGCTACTCATGGCATTTTGCAGCGCCAGAGTGAGATTGTACAAATTAAGGCAAAGTGTGGGCAGATCAATCAATCTATTTTGCAGCAACAGCAGTTGCAAGCTGAAGCGGAACAAGATTATCAGCATGGCGTGAACAAGGTTGCACAAGTTCGACAGGTAATTGAGGAAATTAAAATACAGTTACATGATCGACAACTACAGATTACACATGTCACGCAGCAAATGGAACGTGTTGAGCAGGAGCGTGCTCAACTGGAAGCAGAACGGGTTGATTTGGCTGCGCAGATTGAGGAAGAATCTTCGCGCCAATACCAACTCGAAGTGGAGTTGGTTGCGTGTGAGAGCAAAAGAATCGAATTGACGGAATTAACGCAACAGGCAGAAGTGGCTAGTCAATTGTCCAATCAAGCGTTGCTATCGCATCGATCTTTGGTGCAACGTTTAATGGATGCATTGAAAGAAGTGTCTTTCAGTAAACAGGATTGTCAAAATAGAGCAAATGATTGCAAGCAGCGCACAGCAATGATTATCCAGAATAAGATGCTTTTGACGGAAAACATGCAAAAATTACAGGATACACATGCGGAGCTGGATGAAGTGTTGTTGATGGAGGAAGTGGAGCAGTGGCAAATTCAGCATAATCAGCACGAGCGAGATTTGGTAGCTGCTCGTCATGAACTGGAAAATGTAGAGCAGGTATTACATACTGCAGAGCATGATCGGATGCAGGCTGAACAGCAGCTATATGAATATAATGAGAGAGTCAGTCAAGCGCGATTGCGTGAGCAGGAAGCAGCCATCACTGAAAAACAGTTTGCAGATAAGTTGGCTGAGTTAGGGGAGATTGTATGCGAAGTAGAGCAGCAGTTTGTTGAGGAAAAAACTGCTAAGTTGCAGAAAAGTATTGATCAGCTAAATAGTGAAATTGCTGCGCTTGGCTCGATTAATTTAGGAGCACCACGGGAACTGGAGGCGCTGCAATTACGTCGGACACATTTTGAAGAAGAGTCACTTGATTTGCGTGAGGCAATTGACGTGCTAGGGCAGGCAATTCAGCAAATCAATCACGAAACTCGCCGCCGTTTACAAGTAACTTTTGAGCAGGTTAACAATTATTTGAGTGAGTTGTTTGCTGCTATTTTTGGTGGCGGAACTGCGCAGCTGGCGCTGGATCATGAAGATATTTTGGAAGCAGGTGTATTGCTGACCGCACATCCACCAGGCAAACGGAACAGCTCAATTCAGTTGCTTTCAGGAGGAGAAAAAGCCTTAACTGCGTTGGCTTTGGTTTTTTCACTATTTAAACTTAATCCGGCTCCATTTTGCTTGTTGGACGAGGTGGATGCTCCTCTGGATGATAATAATGTTGGTCGTTTTTGCCAGTTAGTTCAAAGGATGGCGGTTGAAACTCAGTTTCTCTTTATTAGCCATAATAAACTCGCTATGCAAATGGCTCAGCAGTTGATTGGTATTACCATGCGTGAGCAGGGTGTTTCTCGGGTGGTGACGGTAGATCTTGATAAAATAATAGCTGCGCAGAATTGA
- a CDS encoding cell division protein ZipA, producing MSDLQISLVIIGVVVIVGVILFNKIQLARYHRRIQEGFRHDHDDVLLDVEHVSVATGERIEPQFGDETLASADDELVHNADSEHILTELPSDDDQVVQDEEVSEERVNEVIVVDDAIHYVVDIRSDSLIPHEKLVDLLQQKFDYGKPVRWYGLGSKSAWEEISLDTIDSQSDYVQLKGGLQLVDRSGLVTEINLSRFRDMVEEFASQLGAEANCPDIVDAYARAIDLDKFCAEVDILVGVNIISKDGGAFVGTKIRALAEASGFRLESEGVFRYRDDETNEVLFSLGNFESAPFLPSNMRTLTTHGITFLLDVPRVARGEKVFDQMIHIAKLFSSTLNGILVDDNRVPLSENGMRKSRQRLIDIQAAMIAYDITAGGEAALKLFN from the coding sequence ATGAGTGATTTGCAGATCAGTCTAGTTATTATTGGTGTGGTAGTAATTGTGGGGGTGATTTTGTTTAATAAAATTCAGCTCGCTCGTTATCACCGGCGGATCCAGGAAGGATTTAGACATGATCATGATGATGTGTTGTTAGATGTTGAGCATGTATCAGTTGCTACTGGTGAACGAATTGAGCCTCAATTTGGCGATGAAACGCTGGCATCTGCTGATGATGAACTTGTTCATAATGCTGACTCCGAGCATATTTTGACTGAACTGCCAAGTGACGATGATCAGGTGGTACAAGACGAAGAAGTATCAGAGGAAAGAGTAAATGAAGTTATAGTTGTTGATGATGCTATTCATTACGTTGTTGATATTCGTTCAGATTCGTTGATTCCGCATGAAAAGCTTGTCGATTTACTACAGCAAAAATTCGATTATGGCAAACCAGTGCGCTGGTATGGATTAGGCTCAAAATCGGCCTGGGAGGAAATTTCGCTGGATACAATTGACTCTCAAAGTGACTATGTTCAGTTGAAGGGAGGTTTACAGTTAGTTGATCGCTCTGGATTAGTAACGGAAATCAACTTATCAAGATTCCGTGATATGGTTGAAGAGTTTGCTTCTCAGCTTGGTGCAGAAGCAAATTGTCCTGATATTGTCGATGCGTATGCTCGGGCGATTGACTTGGATAAGTTTTGTGCAGAGGTAGATATACTTGTAGGTGTTAATATCATCAGTAAGGATGGCGGAGCTTTTGTAGGTACTAAAATTCGTGCTTTGGCAGAAGCATCTGGTTTTAGGCTGGAGTCCGAGGGGGTTTTCAGATATCGGGATGATGAAACGAATGAAGTATTGTTTTCTCTTGGTAATTTTGAATCAGCTCCGTTTTTACCGAGTAATATGCGAACACTAACCACACACGGGATTACTTTTCTATTGGATGTGCCGAGAGTAGCGCGCGGTGAGAAAGTGTTTGATCAGATGATTCATATCGCCAAACTTTTTTCGTCGACGTTAAATGGTATTTTAGTGGATGATAATAGAGTGCCTTTAAGTGAAAACGGTATGAGAAAAAGTAGACAGAGATTGATTGATATTCAAGCTGCTATGATCGCATATGATATTACTGCGGGTGGCGAGGCGGCATTGAAGCTGTTTAATTGA
- a CDS encoding 30S ribosomal protein S12, which yields MPTISQLVRKARKAKQVQSKVPALENCPQKRGVCTRVYTTTPKKPNSALRKVARVRLTNGYEVSSYIGGEGHNLQEHSVVLIRGGRVKDLPGVRYHTVRGSLDTAGVKDRKQARSKYGSKKSKGA from the coding sequence ATGCCAACCATTAGTCAATTAGTGCGCAAGGCGCGCAAGGCAAAGCAGGTGCAAAGTAAAGTGCCGGCTTTAGAAAATTGCCCCCAAAAAAGAGGGGTGTGTACACGTGTTTACACAACAACTCCCAAGAAACCAAATTCTGCATTGAGAAAAGTGGCTAGGGTGCGTCTGACTAATGGATATGAGGTAAGTAGCTATATTGGTGGTGAGGGGCATAACTTGCAAGAGCACTCTGTTGTTTTGATACGAGGTGGCAGGGTAAAAGATTTGCCGGGTGTTCGTTACCATACTGTACGTGGAAGTTTAGACACGGCTGGTGTAAAAGATAGAAAACAAGCCAGATCAAAATATGGTTCTAAAAAATCGAAGGGTGCATAA
- a CDS encoding 30S ribosomal protein S7, with the protein MPRRREVPKREILPDPKYHNVELAKFVNVLMTRGKKSIAERIIYGALSHIEKKADKDPMEVFAQALSNVRPIVEVKSRRVGGANYQVPIEVRSARRGTLAMRWLKDAARKRSEKSMILRLAGELLDASENRGIAVKKREEVHRMAESNKAFSHFRF; encoded by the coding sequence ATGCCAAGACGTAGAGAAGTTCCTAAAAGAGAAATATTGCCAGATCCAAAATATCATAATGTTGAACTGGCTAAGTTTGTGAACGTATTAATGACTCGAGGAAAAAAATCAATTGCTGAGCGGATCATATATGGTGCTTTGAGCCATATAGAGAAAAAAGCTGATAAAGATCCGATGGAAGTTTTTGCTCAGGCGTTGTCGAACGTTAGGCCAATCGTGGAGGTTAAGAGTAGGCGTGTTGGGGGTGCTAACTATCAAGTTCCTATTGAGGTAAGGTCGGCCAGAAGAGGTACCTTGGCTATGCGTTGGCTAAAAGATGCTGCACGCAAGCGTAGTGAAAAATCGATGATTTTGCGATTGGCGGGAGAGTTGTTGGATGCTTCGGAGAATCGTGGGATTGCGGTTAAAAAACGCGAAGAAGTGCACAGAATGGCTGAGTCTAACAAAGCTTTTTCTCATTTTAGATTTTAA
- a CDS encoding elongation factor G, which yields MAKKTPLERYRNIGIMAHIDAGKTTTTERILFYTGISHKLGETHDGAATMDWMEQEQERGITITSAATTCFWKGMAGDYPEHRINVIDTPGHVDFTIEVERSLRVLDGAITVFCSVGGVQPQTETVWRQANKYGVPRMAFINKMDRSGANFMRVREEMVVRLKANPVPIQLPIGAEDQFVGVIDLVKMKAIYWDDESLGTKFEERDIPDSLQVEAKSWREKMVESAAEANEELMNRYLEDGDLSIKDIRLGLRLRTISNEIVPVLCGTAFKNKGVQAMLDAVLDYLPSPLDVPAIKGSNEKGEEDEREPKENGPFAALAFKVATDPYVGQLIFFRVYSGVVKSGDTVLNSVKGKKERVGRLLQMHANQREEIKEVGTGDIAAAVGLKEITTGDTLCDPGNIIVLERMDFPEPVIHVAVEPKTKADQEKMGIALNRLAQEDPSFRVKTDEESGQTIISGMGELHLEVIVDRMKREFGVEANVGAPQVAYREAIKKQVEVEGKFIKQSGGRGQYGHVWLRMEPGEAGKGFEFIDEIKGGSVPREYIPAVEKGLKDSLLNGVLAGYPVVDVKIALFDGSYHDVDSNENAFKMAASMAFKEGMRKANPVLLEPMMAVEVETPSEFMGNVVGDLSSRRGIVQGMDDVPGFKVIRAEVPLAEMFGYSTILRSATQGRATYSMEFKHYSEAPKNVAEAIISK from the coding sequence GTGGCAAAGAAAACCCCCCTAGAGCGTTATCGAAATATCGGTATTATGGCTCATATAGACGCAGGAAAAACAACAACGACAGAGCGTATATTGTTTTATACAGGTATTTCTCATAAATTAGGGGAGACGCATGATGGTGCTGCTACCATGGATTGGATGGAGCAGGAGCAGGAAAGAGGTATCACCATTACTTCGGCTGCTACAACTTGTTTTTGGAAGGGGATGGCAGGAGATTATCCTGAGCATAGAATTAACGTAATTGATACACCAGGACACGTTGATTTCACAATTGAGGTTGAGCGTTCGCTGCGTGTTTTGGATGGAGCGATTACCGTGTTTTGTTCGGTTGGTGGGGTACAACCTCAAACAGAAACAGTTTGGCGACAGGCTAACAAATACGGTGTTCCAAGAATGGCTTTTATAAATAAGATGGATAGGTCTGGCGCGAATTTTATGCGTGTGCGCGAAGAAATGGTGGTTAGGCTTAAGGCTAATCCCGTTCCTATTCAATTGCCTATTGGGGCGGAAGATCAGTTTGTTGGTGTAATTGATCTTGTAAAGATGAAGGCTATTTATTGGGATGATGAGAGTCTAGGAACAAAGTTCGAAGAGCGTGATATTCCGGATTCTTTGCAAGTTGAGGCTAAGAGTTGGCGGGAAAAAATGGTGGAATCCGCTGCTGAGGCTAACGAAGAGCTCATGAATAGATATTTGGAGGATGGCGATCTTTCAATAAAAGACATTAGGCTAGGTCTTCGTTTAAGGACGATAAGTAATGAGATTGTGCCGGTGTTATGTGGAACAGCCTTCAAAAATAAAGGTGTTCAGGCAATGTTGGACGCAGTTTTAGATTATTTGCCTTCCCCGTTAGATGTTCCGGCGATCAAAGGTTCAAATGAAAAAGGTGAAGAAGATGAGCGTGAACCAAAAGAAAATGGACCTTTTGCTGCCTTGGCGTTTAAAGTTGCTACTGATCCTTATGTTGGGCAGCTAATATTTTTCCGAGTTTATTCTGGTGTTGTTAAATCGGGAGATACTGTACTTAATTCAGTTAAAGGCAAGAAAGAAAGAGTGGGTAGATTGCTGCAAATGCATGCAAACCAGCGTGAGGAAATTAAAGAAGTTGGGACGGGTGATATTGCTGCGGCAGTTGGGCTAAAGGAGATAACTACCGGGGATACGTTGTGTGATCCTGGCAATATTATTGTGTTGGAGCGTATGGATTTTCCAGAGCCGGTTATTCATGTTGCTGTCGAACCTAAAACCAAAGCTGATCAAGAGAAGATGGGGATTGCATTAAATCGATTGGCGCAGGAAGATCCTTCGTTTAGAGTTAAGACTGACGAAGAATCCGGTCAAACGATTATTTCAGGGATGGGTGAGCTTCATCTGGAAGTTATTGTAGATCGAATGAAAAGAGAGTTTGGGGTGGAGGCAAATGTAGGTGCACCTCAAGTGGCATATCGTGAAGCAATCAAGAAACAAGTTGAGGTTGAAGGTAAGTTCATCAAACAAAGTGGGGGGCGTGGTCAGTATGGCCATGTGTGGTTGCGGATGGAGCCAGGCGAAGCTGGTAAGGGATTTGAATTCATTGATGAGATCAAAGGTGGGTCAGTTCCTAGAGAATATATTCCTGCTGTTGAGAAAGGTTTAAAGGATTCATTGTTAAATGGAGTGCTTGCTGGATATCCGGTTGTTGATGTGAAGATTGCGTTGTTTGACGGTTCATACCATGACGTAGATTCTAATGAAAACGCATTCAAGATGGCTGCATCAATGGCCTTTAAAGAGGGCATGAGAAAGGCTAATCCAGTGTTGTTGGAGCCAATGATGGCAGTAGAAGTGGAGACTCCTTCCGAATTTATGGGTAATGTTGTTGGTGATCTGTCTTCGCGTCGCGGAATAGTTCAGGGAATGGATGATGTGCCTGGTTTTAAAGTGATACGAGCAGAGGTGCCATTGGCGGAGATGTTCGGGTATTCCACTATACTCAGATCAGCAACGCAGGGTAGGGCGACCTATTCTATGGAATTCAAGCATTATTCTGAAGCTCCGAAAAATGTAGCTGAAGCAATTATTAGCAAATAG
- a CDS encoding elongation factor Tu, translating into MAKSKFERIKPHINVGTIGHVDHGKTTLTAAITTILTKKFGGETKSYEQIDSAPEERARGITISTSHVEYETEKRHYAHVDCPGHADYVKNMITGAAQMDGAILVVSSADGPMPQTREHILLARQVGVPYILVFMNKADMVDDAELLELVEMEIRELLSKYDFPGDDTPIVVGSALKALEGDQSEIGEPAILKLAEYLDSYIPEPQRAIDGDFIMPVEDVFSISGRGTVVTGRVERGVVKVGDEIEIVGLRPTIKTVCTGVEMFRKLLDQGQAGDNVGVLLRGTKREEVERGQVLAKPGSIHPHTKFTAEIYVLSKEEGGRHTPFFAGYRPQFYFRTTDVTGSIELPPGVEMVMPGDNVSVTVNLIAPIAMTEGLRFAIREGGRTVGAGVVAKVIE; encoded by the coding sequence ATGGCTAAAAGTAAATTTGAGCGGATTAAGCCGCATATAAATGTTGGAACGATTGGTCACGTTGATCATGGTAAGACGACACTAACGGCGGCGATCACAACGATTTTGACCAAGAAATTTGGTGGTGAAACCAAATCATATGAGCAGATAGACTCGGCGCCAGAAGAGCGTGCGCGTGGTATTACTATTAGCACCTCCCACGTTGAATATGAGACAGAAAAACGCCATTACGCACACGTGGATTGTCCGGGTCACGCTGATTATGTGAAAAACATGATTACCGGAGCGGCACAAATGGATGGTGCCATATTAGTCGTGTCATCAGCAGATGGTCCTATGCCGCAAACACGAGAACATATTTTGTTAGCGCGACAAGTGGGGGTGCCCTATATTCTTGTGTTTATGAACAAGGCGGATATGGTAGACGATGCTGAGTTACTTGAGCTCGTTGAAATGGAAATCCGCGAACTGCTATCTAAATATGATTTTCCTGGAGACGATACTCCTATCGTTGTGGGTTCAGCCTTAAAAGCACTGGAGGGTGATCAGAGTGAAATCGGAGAACCAGCTATTCTAAAATTGGCTGAATACTTAGATTCCTATATTCCAGAACCACAAAGAGCTATTGACGGAGATTTCATCATGCCTGTTGAGGATGTATTCTCTATTTCTGGGCGTGGAACAGTTGTCACTGGGCGTGTGGAGCGTGGTGTTGTTAAAGTTGGGGATGAAATTGAAATTGTAGGTTTGAGGCCTACCATCAAAACAGTCTGTACTGGCGTGGAAATGTTTAGGAAGTTGTTGGATCAAGGGCAGGCTGGGGATAATGTAGGTGTTTTATTAAGAGGTACCAAGCGAGAAGAAGTCGAGCGTGGCCAGGTCTTAGCTAAACCAGGTAGTATTCATCCTCATACCAAATTTACTGCAGAGATATATGTATTAAGCAAAGAAGAGGGAGGGCGACATACCCCATTTTTTGCAGGTTATCGACCACAATTTTATTTTAGAACTACTGATGTGACAGGTTCAATAGAATTGCCACCAGGCGTAGAAATGGTCATGCCTGGCGATAACGTATCTGTCACGGTTAATTTGATTGCGCCAATAGCGATGACTGAAGGTTTGCGTTTTGCTATTCGCGAAGGTGGACGTACAGTCGGTGCCGGCGTCGTCGCTAAAGTGATTGAGTAG
- a CDS encoding 30S ribosomal protein S10: MQSQKIRIRLKAFDYRLIDKSAIEIVETAKRTGAVVKGPVPLPTRIERFDVLRSPHVNKTSRDQFEIRTHLRLMDIIDPTDKTVDALMKLDLPAGVDVEIKL; encoded by the coding sequence ATGCAAAGTCAGAAAATTAGAATACGTTTAAAGGCGTTTGATTACCGTTTAATAGATAAATCAGCAATTGAGATTGTAGAAACGGCTAAACGAACAGGAGCGGTAGTAAAGGGACCGGTTCCGTTGCCAACACGCATAGAGCGTTTTGATGTTTTGCGTTCACCTCATGTGAATAAAACTTCTCGTGATCAATTTGAGATTAGAACACATTTGCGATTAATGGATATTATTGATCCTACAGATAAAACTGTGGATGCCTTGATGAAATTGGATTTGCCTGCCGGTGTTGATGTCGAGATTAAATTATAA
- a CDS encoding 50S ribosomal protein L3 — protein MKLGLIGRKVGMTRVFTESGDSIPVTILDVSMNRVVQVKTIEKDGYSACQVTQGYRRKNRITKALSGHFARAGVEAGSIIKEFRIEQESADIKSGDEIKADIFQVGSKVDVGGVSIGKGYAGTIKRHNFAASRASHGNSLSHRAPGSIGMAQDPGRVFPGKKMSGQLGNVKRTVQNIEIVRIDVDRSLIYLKGSVPGSKGNQIFIRSSVKHIDKQ, from the coding sequence ATGAAATTAGGACTCATCGGTAGAAAAGTTGGAATGACAAGGGTTTTTACCGAATCGGGGGATAGCATACCTGTCACCATTCTTGATGTATCAATGAATCGTGTGGTTCAAGTTAAGACAATTGAGAAAGATGGATATTCGGCTTGTCAAGTAACGCAGGGATATCGACGCAAAAATAGAATAACAAAGGCGTTGTCGGGGCATTTTGCACGAGCTGGTGTAGAGGCAGGAAGTATAATAAAAGAATTCAGAATAGAACAGGAAAGTGCTGATATAAAATCAGGTGATGAGATAAAGGCCGATATATTTCAAGTGGGTTCAAAAGTTGACGTTGGCGGCGTGTCTATAGGTAAAGGTTATGCCGGTACAATTAAACGTCATAATTTTGCTGCGAGCAGAGCAAGCCATGGAAATTCATTGTCTCATAGAGCACCAGGATCTATTGGTATGGCGCAAGATCCTGGGCGTGTTTTTCCAGGTAAAAAAATGTCAGGACAATTAGGGAATGTAAAGAGAACAGTTCAAAATATTGAAATTGTACGTATTGATGTTGATCGTAGTTTAATTTATCTGAAGGGATCGGTGCCAGGTTCGAAAGGTAATCAAATCTTTATACGGTCAAGCGTAAAGCATATAGACAAGCAATAA
- a CDS encoding 50S ribosomal protein L4, with translation MTKIICRSEDGRVEDMEVSDAVFDRSYNEAVVHQLITSYLSNARSVTRAQKGRSEVVGSSRKLWRQKGTGRARVGAASNPLWKGGGRIFPNKPTENYHKKINRKMYRVGISIIFSQLLRNNRLIVIDNLQLETEKTKRFVEKLRKFNLENAVIITNEIDKNLYLASRNVPDIKVIELNSINPASLLSYDNVVVTREVINKIESVLQ, from the coding sequence ATGACTAAAATTATTTGTAGAAGTGAGGACGGGCGTGTGGAAGATATGGAAGTATCTGATGCCGTTTTTGATAGATCATATAATGAGGCGGTAGTCCATCAATTGATCACTTCTTATTTATCGAATGCTAGAAGTGTCACGCGTGCGCAAAAGGGACGTTCCGAAGTTGTTGGTTCTTCACGTAAATTATGGAGGCAAAAAGGAACTGGGCGAGCAAGAGTAGGAGCGGCTTCAAATCCATTATGGAAAGGAGGCGGAAGAATATTTCCGAATAAGCCGACGGAAAATTACCATAAAAAGATTAATCGTAAGATGTATCGCGTGGGTATAAGTATCATATTTTCTCAGTTACTGAGAAATAATAGATTAATTGTGATAGATAATCTTCAGCTTGAAACAGAGAAGACGAAGAGGTTTGTAGAGAAGTTAAGAAAATTCAATCTTGAAAATGCAGTAATCATTACGAATGAAATTGATAAGAACCTATATTTAGCATCTAGAAACGTACCTGATATTAAAGTGATTGAGCTTAATTCAATCAATCCTGCGAGTTTGTTATCTTATGATAATGTTGTGGTTACTCGTGAGGTAATAAACAAAATTGAAAGTGTATTGCAATGA